One genomic window of Pagrus major chromosome 22, Pma_NU_1.0 includes the following:
- the LOC141017563 gene encoding thyroxine 5-deiodinase-like — MMHDSGGVQMARALKHAALCLMLLPRFLLAAVMLWLLDFLCIRKKVLLKMGETQDGPDDPPVCVSDSNKMFTLESLRAVWYGQKLDFLKSAHLGRTAPNTEVMLVQERRQVRILDCMKGKRPLILNFGSCSUPPFMTRLAAFQRVVSQYADIADFLVVYIEEAHPSDGWVSSDAPYQIPKHRCLEDRLRAAQLMLAEVPGSNVVVDNMDNSSNAAYGAYFERLYIVRDERVVYQGGRGPEGYRISELRDWLEQYRNDLVNSQTAVLHV; from the coding sequence ATGATGCACGACTCCGGCGGTGTCCAAATGGCGAGGGCGCTGAAACATGCAGCCCTGtgtctgatgctgctgccccgGTTCCTGCTGGCCGCCGTCATGCTGTGGCTCTTGGATTTCTTGTGCATTAGGAAAAAAGTGCTGCTGAAAATGGGAGAGACGCAGGACGGGCCGGACGACCCCCCGGTGTGCGTCTCTGACTCCAATAAGATGTTCACCTTGGAGTCCCTCAGGGCCGTGTGGTACGGCCAGAAACTGGACTTTCTCAAATCCGCGCACCTCGGGCGCACTGCGCCCAACACCGAGGTGATGCTGGTCCAGGAGCGGAGACAGGTCCGGATCCTGGACTGCATGAAAGGGAAGAGACCGCTCATCCTTAACTTTGGCAGCTGCTCCTGACCGCCATTCATGACGCGCCTGGCGGCGTTTCAGCGCGTCGTGAGCCAGTACGCAGACATTGCGGACTTTTTAGTTGTATATATCGAGGAGGCGCATCCGTCGGACGGCTGGGTGAGCTCGGACGCTCCGTATCAGATCCCCAAGCACCGCTGCTTGGAGGACAGACTGAGAGCCGCTCAGCTGATGCTGGCCGAGGTGCCGGGGAGCAACGTGGTGGTGGATAATATGGACAACTCATCCAACGCCGCGTACGGAGCGTACTTTGAGAGACTTTACATCGTGAGGGATGAGAGAGTGGTGTACCAGGGGGGCAGAGGTCCGGAGGGATACCGGATTTCCGAGCTGAGGGACTGGCTGGAGCAATACAGGAACGATCTGGTGAATTCCCAAACAGCGGTGCTCCATGTGTAG